The Cupriavidus sp. EM10 genome includes a region encoding these proteins:
- the flgJ gene encoding flagellar assembly peptidoglycan hydrolase FlgJ — translation MSTANALGGQADISQRFALDTQGFESLKNQARAGNNSNTLQAAAKQFEAVFTQMVLKSMRDATPSDGLFDNEQTKLYMSMMDQQMSQQLSSRGIGLADVMIRQLARATGTQLPAGMNAAGGITGASARDAQMAQLLDSRGATDADGPPPIGTTLQGSTWNPTAGLRQYQGQADWQGNGQAQLGQLPDDSPEHISNFVNRMAEPAMAASRASGVPAKLIVGQAALESGWGRREIRNPDGSTSFNVFGIKAGANWKGPTTEITTTEYIDGQPQKVRAKFRAYGSYEEACNDYAKLISNNPRYAAVATASNAEEAAHGLQRAGYATDPAYGEKLVRIMKKVST, via the coding sequence GAACCAGGCCCGCGCTGGCAACAATTCGAACACGCTGCAGGCCGCCGCCAAGCAGTTCGAAGCCGTGTTCACGCAGATGGTGCTCAAGAGCATGCGCGACGCCACGCCGTCCGATGGCCTGTTCGACAACGAGCAGACCAAGCTCTACATGTCGATGATGGACCAGCAGATGTCGCAGCAGCTGTCGTCGCGCGGCATCGGCCTGGCCGATGTGATGATCCGCCAGCTGGCCCGCGCCACGGGCACGCAACTGCCGGCCGGCATGAACGCCGCTGGCGGCATTACCGGCGCCAGCGCGCGCGATGCGCAGATGGCGCAACTGCTCGACAGCCGGGGCGCCACCGATGCCGATGGCCCGCCGCCGATCGGCACCACGCTGCAGGGATCGACGTGGAACCCCACCGCCGGCCTGCGCCAGTACCAGGGCCAGGCCGACTGGCAGGGCAATGGCCAGGCGCAGCTTGGCCAGCTGCCGGACGATTCGCCGGAACACATCAGCAACTTCGTCAACCGCATGGCCGAGCCGGCGATGGCGGCGTCGCGCGCCTCTGGCGTGCCGGCCAAGCTGATCGTCGGGCAGGCCGCGCTGGAATCGGGCTGGGGCCGCCGCGAGATCCGCAATCCCGATGGCTCTACCTCCTTCAACGTGTTCGGCATCAAGGCAGGCGCCAACTGGAAGGGACCGACCACCGAGATCACGACCACCGAATACATCGACGGCCAGCCGCAGAAGGTGCGCGCGAAGTTCCGCGCCTACGGGTCGTACGAGGAAGCCTGCAACGACTACGCGAAGCTGATCAGCAACAACCCGCGCTATGCCGCCGTCGCGACCGCCTCGAACGCCGAGGAAGCCGCCCACGGCCTGCAGCGCGCGGGATACGCGACCGATCCGGCCTACGGCGAGAAGCTCGTGCGGATCATGAAGAAAGTCTCGACCTGA